CGTGGATAAAGCGCCACATtgccccttgtatttcaccaattacCAATTGCACGTTATCCACCTCGCCCTGGTCCACGatccatgcaataatttctccgtgTAAGATAATCCCCCCCTTCCCTCACGACAACCAAGTTGCATAACCTGTAATCGCGGTCCCCCATAAGTGGAGAATTCAAGTGGACCAGGGCGAATCTTGGAGcgcaatcgggaattggtgaaatacaagggtaATGTGGCGTGTtttccaccgtgggatttggtgTGGTCCAACTGCACCTGATCCGAGTTATAATTAGACCTTGTAAACCCTGTAAAAACCTTTCTTTaactaataactattaggcggGCATCACCTCCCTTtcacatcagaaaaaaaaaaaaaaatcctccaaaTGAGACAAATCAACGTTTTCTTAAATGCTCAATTCATATGAATTTGCCtgtctaattttttgatattttatgaggttaattataataaaaatatcttcttATGTGCGTTCGGATTACTTTTTGTTAAGCAACTGAACTATATATGAGTCGTCTTCAGAACGGCGATGCTAGTGGATTATGACTTTGTTACTTTACATTACTTTCAACCTAAGGATAATCTCGAAATTCTTTTATGCCTGTGGATGAGCCGCTCTTCCTCACCTCTACATAATCTATATCCATGTGCAGGTACTGATGCCCTGCATAGGTGGATAGCGAGGgagagacatatatatatatatatagagagagagagagagagagagacagagagagagagaaatggcAGCCATTGTTATTGTGGCTCTGTTGCTCACTGCTCATGTTATCGGAGCCTCGGCCTCTCCATCAGTTATTATCGTCGGCGCTGGCATGTCCGGTGAGAACATCACAAACAGTGCAACATGCACTTAATTTGAATCCTACATACCTAGAGCTTTTGTCTCTCGTTTTCACTACTATAACAAGATATGTAGCCCTCAAACCGACatatctttcctttccttttaatCCGACCATCTTAGGTATCTCGGTGGCAAAAACCCTATCGGATGCCGGGATAAAGGACATACTCATCTTCGAGGCCACAGACCACATTGGTGGCCGCATTCACAAGACTAAATTCGCAGGGCTCAACGTGGAGATGGGAGCCAACTGGGTAGAAGGGGTCAATGGTGATGAGATGAATCCATATGGGAAATGGTTAACAAACTCTAACTTAAGACCTTCTACTCAGACTAGACTAACATCTCCTCCAACACTTACATGCAAGGGTACATAACTCACTAAAGTCTTCTTTGGATAACCATATATAAAGCATGTTTAACTGTTATCATCTTTTCTTCTATGTAGTGGTGGGCTATACAAAACCTCCGTAGTGCAGGAGGCCATTGATCTCTCTGAGAAAGTCGACGAATCCGGAGAGACACTATCCACGTCATTACCTTCCAGCGGGCGGGAAGACATCTCCGTCTTGGCATTCCAACGCCTCAAGAACCAGTTAAGACTAATGACCATATATTTTAAGATCAAAAACTAGTTCTTTGTTTATGAGTTTGGCCTCCTAAACTGCGTCATGTTTGTACCCCTTATATTTTTGTGGTTGTCATATGCTTTGCATGGTTGTTTATTTATGACTAAGCTTGGGCGCATTGAGGTTGCAGCGTTCCTTCCTCACCTTTGAAGATGGTAATAGATTACTACGTCTATGACTACGAGTTTGCAGAGCCTCCGCGAGTGACAAGCCTGCAAAACATTGTTCCTCTGCCCACATTTGACAACTTTGGCGAAGACCTCTATTTCGTGAGAGACCAAAGGGACTACGAGAGTGTGGTGCATCATGTGGCCAAGCAGTTCCTCAAGACTAACGACAATAGATCCGCGGCGCCTGTTAAACAAAGTATTCTTTTTTCTAACAAAAAGGATAACTGGGTATatccttaccaaaaaaaaaagttaacagggtatattttttttaatttcctttCCTTGGGATGCCAGCCATAACCAAAATTTGTTTAATATATCTCTTTCATTGGAGAAGAATTTCTCCTTCTGAGAAATTATTGTGCAGACTTAGTTTTTGAAGCTCTTTTTCTGATGATCTATCACATCTCGTTATTTTATTATCGTATTTGTATCGAAAGTAACAGCGCTTTGACGGAGCGACAAGTTTGGCAGCGTACACTCTCCCGTAATTAATAATTGAAAGCTGTGGTTGgtgacacttttttttttttgggtaaatgagatatttttttaaaacaaataGGACCCTTTTCAGAAGCTAGCACAATCATCTCGCGGTATATATTTTTGGTAAAGAATCAATCTCcgtcccccttttttttctttttcttctgtagATCCAATGAAGATTTCTCACGATGTCACTGTTCTCTTTCTGCCAATGACATTGTATTGGATTATTTAtatgttattatatattattttgattaagttgttGCTAATACACAGAATATAATTTTTCATGGTCTAGTCTGCCTATAGATTATCATGTATTTAGTGGTGCAATGGGAACAAATTAGCAGATCTCTCAGACTCATCTGGTCGCCAATCAAAATCGAATTGTCTCAATGATGAAACCTGTGAGCTGAGACCGATGGTGATCTGACCAGTCGAACAGAATTGTTCATCATTAAATTTGTCTTTGTTTAAATATGGTAACCCTGTGGGGCTAACATCTGCTATTAAGAAGGTGACATTCATAACGTGCATGTAAAGGGTTTAGAAGAGCCGCATGTGAAGCGAGGTGCGTGATATATTTTAACATAATAGAGGGATATTTTTGGCATAAAATATCAAAGAGAAAGAATATTTAGACAatgatacacacacatacatacaaatCTCAAAAGAATATTTTGTTATTTCAAAAATACCATACACATACATGTCTACGAGAAAATGATAATGCCTATTAATTGAGAGTTATTTACATCATTACTTTCTGTGTCCtctgaatatttattttttttttaaatttatttttaaaatttaccttCTCAAAAGTTTGAGCTAccttaaaaatactttttataagTAAACAATTTTTGAATATTAATCTTTTATATTATCTATCATTTTCTACTATTTTGTAATTATAATAGTCATTCTAGTTATGTTATTTTAACACTAAGTAATTTTGAATATGTTACATGGAATTGTAATTGTCAATATAATTCAAAATAGCACTAATGTCAATTTCAACCGGATGCAGGCTGACAATGGATCAAATACGAATAAGATTCTaacatattcatattcatatttattttatttaataaatataaatataaatatagatataaatatagatattaatcaaatacataaatttatattcatatttattttttaaaaagatatggatatcgaaaatatgaatataactcagataattaaactttatgactataaaaataaagatattgataaatagatgataaatcaaatgaataatatattattatagtcatttattttttttaaaaaattatgaatatcatataaaattaaatatattacaaATATAATTGGATATTTAGATATGCATCATATAGTTGTTTatccatatcaattttttttaacgaatatggatacagcttcagatattagtcgaatggtcaaatttttatctatatctggatagattcaaatacaaaaatgaaTCTTAATAGATATTATTCGGTCCACTTTTAACCCTAAGCCAGGCCCATCCTAACATAACAATATGGTCATTGTTAAAACCTTGCATATAAGAAGAGTGtgaaaaattagatagatttcctgcctaaaaaaaaaagaaattaattaaTAGATTAGATATTAATAAAAATGTAATGCAAAGAAAATCTACATGGCCCAGATACTTTTAGCACCAACACTAAACTGATCTTCCTGCCTTCCAATTTCCAGGCCTTCAGACTTGGATCAAGCCCTTCCCCTCCTTTGTCCAACAGCGTCATCCCATCAGCATCTCTCATGTCCCTTCTTTGCACCACACC
This genomic window from Elaeis guineensis isolate ETL-2024a chromosome 13, EG11, whole genome shotgun sequence contains:
- the LOC105056213 gene encoding LOW QUALITY PROTEIN: polyamine oxidase 1 (The sequence of the model RefSeq protein was modified relative to this genomic sequence to represent the inferred CDS: inserted 3 bases in 2 codons; substituted 2 bases at 2 genomic stop codons), whose amino-acid sequence is MAAIVIVALLLTAHVIGASASPSVIIVGAGMSGISVAKTLSDAGIKDILIFEATDHIGGRIHKTKFAGLNVEMGANWVEGVNGDEMNPXWEMVNKLXLKTFYSDXTNISSNTYMQGGGLYKTSVVQEAIDLSEKVDESGETLSTSLPSSGREDISVLAFQRLKNHVPSSPLKMVIDYYVYDYEFAEPPRVTSLQNIVPLPTFDNFGEDLYFVRDQRDYESVVHHVAKQFLKTXTTIDPRRLLNKVVRRILYSIGGITLITEDGMSYKAEYVMVSVSIGVLQTKLIDFKPVLPQWKILAIYQFDMAVYTKIFLKFPYKFWPEGNGTKFFLYTNERRGYYPIWQQFEKQYPGANVLMGTVTEDEARRIEQQKDYEIKAEIMEVLREMFGKNIPEATDILVPRWWSNRFYKGSFSNWPIGVNRYEYEQIKAPVGRVYFTGEHTSEHYNGYVHGAYLSGIDSANIMLKCINNKMCRVQIKAKDA